The following nucleotide sequence is from Zingiber officinale cultivar Zhangliang chromosome 10A, Zo_v1.1, whole genome shotgun sequence.
attaattatattaaatattaatatataatataaattgaaattttttatgcatttaaaGAGTCAAAGTATAAAAAATGAAAATTCAACCTTTCAAACAGATACATCCACTGAAAATGAACAAGTCCTCCAACCATGATGTCgtatggcaagtgaaccaaaagatgctccatgaaatcaaaaaaggatggtggaaatatcctttccaaattgcacaaaatgattggaatgtcTCTCTCTAACTTATCCATTTATGAATgtctcaaaactgttgagcaaatatctTGTAGAAAAATACTCAACTCCATAATCATGCCCCATACAAAatgtggtaagagttccttaaaagtgATAGGAATGAGTCTTATATGGCAGTCATGACTTTTCAAATCAATCAATTTGTATTCTTTCATAttgacacatcttccaagattagaggtATACCCATCTGaaaatttcaaagatttcaaccacTCACAAAAAACACGTCTctgatccttatttaatgtataaactgcctttggctttggtccccaACTATTTTCACCGACATCAAGAGGGGGTCTTTTACAAATGAGTCGGATATCTTTTATTGTATTGAGATTATCTTTGGTTTTTCCATTGATATCCATCACTGTATTTATcatattatcaaaaatattcttctcaatatgcattacatctggattatgatgtatcaaattgttaggatcggttgagctagagaggggggggggggggggaatgactcacttcttttgctgaccaactttgttttgcacagcggaaatctgaaggcaatgctaacaccggtatttacttggtatccacctcctcaaggaggtgactagtccaaggatccacaccactcacactctttcactatcaaaaaccctccttctcggaatcacaccgaaggtggagaaaccttaacagaaatacaactctcctttctcttcaaAGTAAGTATTACAAAcactacaaagaagaagaagagaaagattaCAAGCTTTAGccggcttcttctttgcaggtgagacTTTAGTACGCagtggagaggagcttgaacccttttctttgaatcttgatcacttgagagctttcaaaagacTTGGGGAGCAATGGAACAATATGATTTTCGTTGTTGTGTATTTCCCAGTTTCTTCCCGTgttttatacgttgagaaaactagccgtttctcacgcagccgtcgccgtggatcgattgagattatatcccaatcgattcacaactatccgttggaagccatcgcgtcaagatcaacggtgcagattcttttatttgacttggatcgattggggcagcgtttgaatcgattcagccacTTGCCTATGAAATCGCAGCttcgtgaatcgatcggccgctcgattcaataccttgaatcgatcggccgatcaattcaatcccttgaattgattggctgatcgattcagaacgattctatgcttcgcacagaatgttcacggatcgatcggccgatcgattcagtaccttgaatcgatcggctgatcgatccagactcattctgtgctgcgcagaaccttaccaatcgatcagccaatcgattgccctaccttcaatcgatcggctgattgattcagaGGCAATCTACCGCACaaccatgtctgaatcgatttaccagtcgatctctgaccgtgagcctatcacacacataatcttgtgacttgcaggagcttcttttgccaagaatccggtccccgaccttcttggacttctcttgccttgcatctggtcttctgacctgcaagaactctttttgccaagaatccagtcctcgaccttcttggacttctcttgcatctggtcttctgacctgcaagaaactcctcctgcaaactcacaatgcatgttagttccaccgtattaacctaaacttaaataattgtcaacacattgaaacttccacggcatgattgcaccaacaatctccctttttttgatgtttgataatctatttaagtttaggctagtttccaatacaatgataaataatgattgtagcTTGCTGAAATAATAATTGCGTAATTGCAGTAAGCTTGATTTTTATTTACTGAGATAAGCATAAGAAAtaagcatgaacttcaacatagatctccccctttgtcaaaaatcaaaagcaaataactccccctcaataagtgcacaaagcaaatacgataaatccaaggaatgctccccctaaaatacacatatatcaacagaacataacaacactgaaatgtagaatcaaaaggagagcttagcataaaagtatatcatacattcaaaatAAAAGAGAGTTCACAAAAAGGACTCCAGAACAACCATCCATACAACAAGATAAAAACACATCATATAGGAACATAAAACTTGATAAGCTCGTCTCCAGGAGGAGTGGGATCAGGATTAGCAGCTGGAGCGAACGTAGTAGCCGGAGCAGGAACCGCCGTAGAGTTAGGATTAGGGGCATCCTCAGCAGGGGGAACAGGGGCGGTGGATGGACCAGACTGAGACGGGTGAACCGTCACCCACGAGCCCACTAAGTCCACTAGTGTATCCAGAGTCCGCTGCATCGAAGTCTGCTGCTGGACCACGGTATCCATCATGGTACGCAGGCTGGCTACCTCCAGGGTCAGCTCCTCAAGGCGAGTTGAAACCGTCTCCTCAAAAGTCGGAGAAGCTGGCCCGGGGAACTCCTCCTCAGCCTCATCCTCCGCAGGAGCCaaggcctgtgcatcccccctgtgtcgagcccggggtccctccccaaaaGCACGGCCATCGATCCATCAAACTCCAGCTGGACCACCAATCAGACCCGACTTCTTGAAGGAGCgtgaagaaatccgagaataagccacGGTCATGTGCTCCAGACGTCCCTGGGAGACATCTATCTTCTGGGACTCCAGCCAATCTGTGATGAGATGCCCGTAAGGCATATGTATCGTCTGCTGCACGGGCTGGGTGAAATGGATGATGTAATGAAAGATATTCAGAGGGATGTTGATGTCGAGGGAATGACGAATGGCATAGAGGGCAAACATATGAGGCGGGCATAGAGCGGCTAGAGCACGAGAGACAATCGGGAAAAGGcagttgatgatcactttaaacaaagcggcattttcagccgataactcaagagaagagaACTTAGTGATATGAGCATCTGGGCCATCCGGACGCGGACGACCAAAGAGAAATTGATGCATGGATGCGAtgctaatatgctcaaaaggtggagggagctcatcgggaagattgggataaaagacaaaatcattattTGAAGGTAGACATTCaagataagattgaagaatctcataagaGAAGTCTAGGCTCCGTTTTGCTACACGAGTacgataatttacaccatctgaagtgtgtaaattattataaaattcggagacaagacctatattgatgtccctctcacaagtcaacaaggagtcaagtttataatgcttgaacctattgtaggtatcaaaacaagatgATCTATAATATTACAAATCCACTGATCTAGGGGGAATAAGTTTGAAGGTGTTTTTGGTGAAAGCttgttgcattgcagcatttggaaacctagggtcagtgggaggttgaggacgtgaggaaGGGACAGACGCCCCTTCGCCCGATTCAcgaaccttttgtttctttctatgGGATAGAAAACAAATGCACGAGATGCACACGATTTGACAGTGAACGGGAAGGAATGTAAGTAATGCAAAGATTCAAgggtaatgcaagtaatgcaatgcatgagggataatgcaatgcacAAAGACACACAAGAAACATACAGATTAGGTCAAAAATAGGAGCAAAAAGAACAACAAGGAGTAGAGCAAAGAGTTttacctagggttagggtttggagTCCGCATTTTGTGTGAGGACGCGGAGACGAGGAAAGGAGCTGCCCAGTGCGTCGAGAGAGAGCTGGAAGAGAAGTGGAATAGCTCCtcttcgccggagaagcacgCCGGAGTGACGATCGAGACAGGCAGAAATCGTCGCCTGGGAAGTCGCCTAGGGCAAAAACCGCGccgagagagagaaagaggaagaaaaagaatgaggggatcgattcggatccacgggtttaagacgggttttaaggtttcgatcgatcgaccgatcgattgagagtaattgaatcgatcggtcgatcgattcacaatgCTTCTGTGAAAATCAAACAaacggctgaatcgatccatagatcgattcagatgccttctgtaGAAAACCGAAggggcgtctcaatcgatccattgatcgatcgaggtgctctgaatcgatccattgatcgattcagatgccttctgtggaaaaccgaaagggcgtctcaatcgatccattgatcgatcgaggtgctctgaatcgatccattgatcgattcagatgccttctgtggccaagtgcgagcctcccaatcgattgaccaattgattggaaACCCTGATTTTTCTGCACGTCTGAAAAACTTTCAGAACCAAGATTTGGAAAAGCACAACTAATTGTACACtactccaaaaatcatgaaattttgcatAGACACTATATGTATGTCtcaaattataagaaaaataaagtttaataaaaacgaactcgccttagtgaaaacttacacaaaaccacaaattgttgaaaacttcaaagatatGAGGAAGTTTGTGTCTACCTGTTTCATAATAACCCCCATCCAATAACACACTTCAACCAAAGTTTCAGAAGTGAGTTGTTATATggtaaattgaaaattttcaatcaTAATCGTACGGTAACGGGCacatgagttgtacacttgctttccctatgattggacaaatgaatgtttcatgtgaaaatcatttttcttgaccaacttaatgcatcataacaagcattatgaccaagataaatgttcctaacctctcaccccaatctaaatcacacaaagaagataaccctatgtgtttgtgagaggcaaaaattAAGGTGAAGAACCTAAAAGTTTTACCTATACagtgaccatggaggatttgatttaatcaatacaacacatacccaattctcttctaagaaagctaaattcaacttcgggaagaggtttggtgaagatatcggctaagtttgattttgatccaacataatttaaaatgatatcacctcgagttgcatgatcacggataaaatgatgtttaacctctatgtgtttcgttcttgaatgatgaacgagatttttggttaagttgattgtactcacattatcacaaagtacttgaacattgttataggtaagtctatagtcttctagagtatgagtcatccacaataattgtgatacacactctcccatggtaatatattccgcttcgattgtggagagagctacacaatgttgttttctacttgaccaacttacaaaagaggaccctagaaattgatagctcccactagtgcttttgcgatccaacttgcatccggcataatcggaatcggtatagcccactaggtcaaaaatttcggttctaggataccaaagaccaacattttgagtccccttgagataacgaagaattcgcttaacggcactcaaatgtgactccttggcacaagattgatacctagcacatatacctacggcgaaaagtatatccggtctactagccgtgagatagagaagacttcctatagcactacgatacactttggagtcaacttcttttccctcaatgtctttatccaacttagtatttgtggccatgggggtagatatttcctttgcattttccattccaaatttcttaaatagctatttgacatatttggattgatgaatgtaaatgccttcttttgtttgcttaatttgtaatcctaggaaaaatgtcaactcaccaaccaaactcatttcgaattcactctccatgtgattaatgaattcatttaaaaaatctttatttgtggaaccacaaataatgtcatctacatatacttgggccacaaacaaatcattaccattatttttcaagaataaagtaggatcaatttttcctctatgaaacccttttgatactagacatgttgacaatcgttcatacaaAGCCCGAggagcttgctttagtccatataaggcctttttaagtttatatacatgggttggacactctaaattttcaaatcctggtggttgctcaacatatacttcttcttttattacaccatttaaaaatactgattttacatccatttggtacaatttgaagcccttgtgggcggcaaaggccaacatcattctaattgactccaatcttgctacgggtgcataagtttcatcatagtccaacccttctacttgattgaaacccctaacgaccaatctagctttgtttctcaccactatccctttatcatcaagtttgttcctaaaaacccattttgtatcaataataatttgttgttaggcctaggaactaaatcccaaacttgacttctctcaaattgagataattcatcttgtattgctaaaatccaatccggatcaaacaaggcatcatcaatggtttttggttctatttgagatattaaggcaacttgacttccttcatttctaaagtaagatcgagttctcactccttgagtaatgtctcctactacttgatctaagggatgatttacatgagtcctagtaggtcttgagtcttgatttgttacaatttcgggttcaagtggcaaaggttcatttttctcaccatcactttcttgattttcttctccttgatgatttacctcatttagtgttagtttttctaactcaaattgtaattattcattgtttgttcttatagagtttaaagagggattttcttcaaatacaacatttagtgattcttcaactagttttgatcttttgttgtaaattcggtatgccttgctatgacttgagtaacctacaagaatcccctcatccgccttagcggaaaactttcccaaatgatccttggtgtttagaatatagaccttacactcaaatactctaagatgcttaattgtaggttgtttaccaaaccacaattcatgaggtgtttttcctagaaacctatgtatcaaagttcgattttggacataacaagccgtattaattgcttcggcccataggaaactatgtagtgaatattcatttaacatgctcctagcggcctcttgtaacaccctatttttcctctcaacaactccattttgttgaggtgttctaggggttgaaaactcatgtttgtagcttttttccatacaaaaacttgtgaatctatcattttcaaactcacctccatgatcacttcttattttatttatcttatgagccttttcattttctactctattacaaaaagcaatcaaggtatctagagtttgatccttatgcttcaagaaaaacacccatgtatatctagtgtaatcatccacaatcacaaaacaatatctactaccatttaaagaaatatatttactactatcaaataaatccatgtgaatgagctctaaacatttgaagtacttacaacatttttacctttatgagtagctttggtttgcttacccatttgacatgcatcacatattttgtccttttgaaacttcaactttggcaatccgtgcaccaactccttctttgagagatttttgatattcttcatgttggtgtgagcgagtctccggtgccaaagccacgtctcctcttctttggacatgagacacttagcaaacacattagtagcaccaaatagttcaacttgataaatattttcttttctatggcctatgagaatattggtgtttagttcactatgtttgactaggcattgagatgagttgaactcaactctataccccgagtcacatagttgactaacactcaatAGATTAAAAGTCATGCCTTTTActagtaacacattttttattacaaatttctcggaaattctaatatctccaattcctataacttttagctcaccactattaccaaaagaaacggtacctttacttttgtgtctaaatgatgaaaattttgatgagtctcccgtcatatgcttagagcatcaactatctacgaaccatgttgttggatgctccccctttccgcatgcctgtttaaacacgatgaaccaaatgttttggtacccacactttgggtccggtagcatcaataacaaattgcttgggtacccaagcttgaacaaccttaacccttgaagcatggtttctactaattagggacatgaatttaacttccttatcttgagatttaaaacctagtcccgctttattgtacacgcctctttgagctcctagaatcatgtctaagtattttgagcttgaagtaaattttactagagcacatctaaaatcatcaacttgtgatttcaatgatacattttctttttcaagatcatcaacatcatttttgtcattttcatgaagcatgcaactttcacatggcacaatttcatttttgagtgatttcaattcattttgcaatcttttaaccttcccttttgatttagctagtgcattggttaagcatgcaatggtggcatacatcttatcaagcttgggagaaattacctcatcatcactagaagatgactcacttgaagactccacatcttcttcatgactatcttcatcttcactatcttctacatgacttaaggccatgagagccatgtgctttga
It contains:
- the LOC122026620 gene encoding trigger factor-like; protein product: MMDTVVQQQTSMQRTLDTLVDLVGSWVTVHPSQSGPSTAPVPPAEDAPNPNSTAVPAPATTFAPAANPDPTPPGDELINGIVINVDTSEIDDEEEENDDDDDNDEDEDEDEDDNEDSDFDDG